The following coding sequences lie in one Zingiber officinale cultivar Zhangliang chromosome 2B, Zo_v1.1, whole genome shotgun sequence genomic window:
- the LOC122046961 gene encoding kunitz trypsin inhibitor 5-like: protein MKVLVVLCFLLCSASAEATIFASVRDTDGRSLRPGHEYYILPLFRGRGGGLTLAANSNESSFACPLAVAQARSEVDSGLPVIFSPAPEGSEFVKMSTDLNVRFSAATICVQSTVWQLGDVDASTGRRYVISGGVEGNPSAGTASNWFKIERYGERDYKLVHCPSVCQVCKVVCGDVGVFVEGGKRWLGLDGDPFPVIFKNAHAGTGN, encoded by the coding sequence ATGAAGGTTTTGGTCGTCCTCTGTTTCCTGCTCTGCTCGGCCTCAGCAGAGGCCACGATCTTCGCCTCTGTCCGTGACACCGACGGCCGGAGCCTGCGCCCGGGCCACGAATACTACATCCTCCCCCTCTTCCGCGGCCGCGGCGGCGGCCTCACTCTCGCAGCCAACAGCAACGAAAGTTCCTTCGCATGCCCGCTCGCAGTGGCTCAAGCGCGCTCGGAGGTCGACTCCGGCCTCCCGGTGATCTTTTCGCCGGCGCCCGAGGGCAGCGAGTTCGTGAAGATGTCGACTGACCTCAACGTGAGGTTCTCCGCGGCGACCATCTGCGTGCAGTCGACGGTGTGGCAGCTCGGCGACGTGGACGCGTCCACCGGGCGGCGGTACGTAATTTCCGGCGGCGTCGAGGGAAACCCCAGCGCTGGGACGGCTAGCAACTGGTTCAAGATCGAGAGGTATGGGGAGAGGGACTACAAGTTGGTGCATTGCCCGAGCGTGTGCCAGGTCTGCAAGGTGGTGTGCGGGGATGTGGGTGTGTTTGTGGAGGGAGGAAAGAGGTGGTTGGGGCTGGACGGCGACCCATTTCCGGTCATCTTCAAGAATGCACATGCAGGAACTGGAAACTAG